A genomic region of Gammaproteobacteria bacterium contains the following coding sequences:
- a CDS encoding recombination-associated protein RdgC produces the protein MWFKNARIFQLPSDFSIDAAELSGALAHDALKPCGPQDMASQGWISPFSLENKELYCLQSGSAQLFTMAIEEKVLPAKVVNQQLSEKVGQIKAESGNKPGRKQQSDMKQEILFQLLPQAFTGINKINAYIDNKHQLLIVDSASQKAAENLVSQLRQTLGSFKATAFGESSAMATVLTRWVSQGHIQSGLDFGTNLVLETLNESKSVIRARNVDFITDEMQKHIDNGYLVTQMGLVFNDRIEFTLTHDFAIKSIKFTDIVQDQLEYDSIESEEQLLDSRFSLMSLELAELFAVLFEIFPKN, from the coding sequence ATGTGGTTTAAAAACGCACGAATTTTTCAATTACCCTCAGATTTTTCAATTGATGCAGCTGAACTTTCCGGAGCCTTGGCTCATGATGCTCTCAAGCCTTGCGGACCACAGGATATGGCGTCTCAAGGTTGGATTTCACCATTTTCTTTGGAAAACAAAGAGTTATACTGTTTGCAAAGTGGAAGTGCCCAATTGTTTACTATGGCAATTGAAGAAAAAGTTCTGCCTGCAAAAGTAGTAAACCAACAACTTTCGGAAAAAGTGGGTCAAATCAAAGCCGAATCAGGAAATAAGCCGGGGCGAAAACAACAATCAGATATGAAGCAGGAAATCTTGTTTCAGTTATTGCCACAGGCCTTCACAGGAATTAACAAAATCAATGCATATATTGATAACAAACACCAATTGCTGATTGTTGATAGTGCCAGCCAAAAAGCTGCAGAGAATCTGGTTTCACAACTCCGTCAAACACTCGGTTCATTCAAAGCCACTGCTTTTGGTGAATCATCAGCAATGGCAACGGTCTTAACACGTTGGGTGAGCCAAGGTCATATTCAGTCGGGATTGGACTTTGGGACAAACTTAGTGTTGGAAACCTTGAATGAGTCTAAGAGTGTGATTCGTGCCAGAAATGTAGATTTTATCACTGATGAAATGCAAAAACATATTGATAACGGTTATTTGGTGACTCAGATGGGTTTGGTTTTTAATGATCGCATCGAATTCACTTTGACACATGATTTTGCAATCAAAAGCATTAAGTTCACCGATATTGTTCAGGATCAACTGGAATATGATTCCATCGAATCTGAAGAGCAATTACTGGACTCACGCTTTAGTTTGATGAGTTTGGAATTAGCTGAATTGTTTGCTGTCTTATTTGAAATTTTCCCCAAGAACTAA
- a CDS encoding HD domain-containing protein translates to MQSWKKIFKDYIQKQKSADSAHDADHVQRVVVNAEKFAKLENADLEVVIPAAWLHDCVAVSKDSSLRNQASKLSAEKAGQLLKEWNYPLDNIDAIKHAIEAHSYSANIKPLTLEAKIVQDADRIDSIGAIGVARMMMVGGKMNCRLYQSDDPFCKEREPQDRQWTVDHFYSKLLKLNSGFHTQAAKQEAQRRHDYMINFLQQLETEIH, encoded by the coding sequence ATGCAAAGTTGGAAAAAAATATTTAAGGATTACATTCAAAAGCAAAAAAGTGCCGATTCAGCCCATGATGCCGATCACGTTCAAAGAGTAGTAGTGAATGCTGAAAAGTTTGCGAAACTGGAAAACGCTGATTTGGAAGTGGTGATACCTGCGGCTTGGTTGCATGATTGTGTCGCAGTCAGCAAAGACTCCTCATTACGAAACCAGGCATCAAAATTATCCGCAGAAAAAGCCGGGCAACTTCTCAAAGAGTGGAATTATCCTCTTGATAATATTGATGCGATAAAACATGCCATTGAGGCTCATAGTTATTCCGCAAATATTAAACCATTAACGCTGGAGGCAAAAATTGTTCAGGATGCCGATCGAATTGATTCCATCGGAGCTATCGGAGTTGCCCGCATGATGATGGTTGGCGGAAAAATGAATTGCAGGCTTTATCAATCTGATGATCCGTTTTGTAAAGAACGGGAACCACAAGACAGACAATGGACGGTTGATCATTTTTATTCCAAGTTATTGAAGCTCAACTCAGGTTTTCATACTCAAGCAGCGAAACAAGAAGCTCAAAGAAGACACGATTATATGATAAACTTTCTGCAACAATTGGAAACAGAGATTCATTGA
- a CDS encoding transglycosylase SLT domain-containing protein, translated as MKAFILPVLLIIFSCNVQALTAEQQLFKKTYSAALKGDEAAVAVGKKQLQGYRLLHYLDYALLKSKIAKFPEQEIEQFKKNNPESPLNENLERMLTYEYGKQKQWQKYLSRYKNNKESQTMHCWYLQGRIETKVLKGLEKAIENTWMNGLSLPDDCNQVFKWWEAQGNLTDDLLAERIKLTYLVNNSSTTRYLASKMKTKPEWVNHVIELMQDPMKGLESSLSWNDDENNREIVFHMAKRQAQKQPDSMYKLWKKLKSRFNFSESQITQVERTNALFAATDYLPFTIQAMDALPSSAHDSQINAWKVRYYLFHQDWKNVLKTIEEMPDFQKNKDNWQYWRGRALAKIGDKDQAKSIFTKLSGKTNYYGFLAADHMKLPYEICTEDITPTMIVKMPESLENAFELFELDMIAEARKEWMIGYQKLNNGERRALADLAYQKGWYNKVSAIMAGLGLWKNYKLRYPLAYQHEISQFTKKHKILPHWVMSIITQESAWQTDAISSADARGLMQLIDATAKRLSQKLGLKYQGKSQLHDADFNLQLGIFYQRMLFDRFNNHPLLVLASYNAGESKAEDWLNGFPTSPDIWAETIPYQETRGYITKILTNIVIYDWLIHKTPQRVSSWMPTFPVDGNASKKWPNDFVSDQQVQVRCQQ; from the coding sequence TTGAAAGCGTTTATCTTACCAGTTTTATTGATTATTTTTAGCTGTAATGTTCAAGCATTGACAGCTGAACAGCAATTATTCAAAAAAACTTACTCAGCCGCTCTGAAGGGAGATGAAGCAGCAGTAGCAGTGGGTAAAAAGCAATTGCAAGGCTATCGTCTGTTGCATTATCTGGATTATGCATTGCTGAAATCAAAAATTGCAAAGTTCCCAGAACAAGAAATTGAGCAGTTCAAAAAAAACAACCCTGAAAGCCCATTGAACGAGAATCTTGAACGTATGCTGACTTACGAATACGGCAAACAAAAACAATGGCAAAAATATCTGTCCCGGTATAAAAACAACAAAGAATCACAAACCATGCATTGCTGGTATTTGCAGGGAAGAATAGAAACCAAAGTTCTGAAAGGACTTGAAAAAGCCATTGAAAACACATGGATGAATGGATTATCACTTCCTGACGACTGCAATCAGGTCTTTAAGTGGTGGGAAGCACAAGGCAACTTAACCGATGATTTGTTGGCAGAACGAATTAAGCTGACTTACTTGGTAAATAACTCTTCGACCACTCGTTATCTGGCATCAAAAATGAAAACCAAGCCGGAGTGGGTGAACCATGTGATTGAATTGATGCAAGACCCGATGAAAGGTTTAGAGTCTTCGCTATCCTGGAATGATGATGAAAATAATCGCGAAATAGTTTTCCACATGGCGAAAAGACAGGCTCAAAAACAACCGGATTCCATGTACAAATTGTGGAAAAAACTGAAAAGTCGCTTTAACTTTTCCGAATCACAAATCACGCAGGTCGAACGAACTAATGCTTTGTTTGCCGCAACCGATTACTTGCCTTTTACCATTCAGGCGATGGATGCTCTTCCGAGTTCCGCACATGATTCTCAAATCAACGCCTGGAAAGTCCGTTATTATCTTTTTCATCAGGATTGGAAAAACGTACTAAAAACCATTGAAGAAATGCCGGATTTCCAAAAGAATAAAGACAATTGGCAATATTGGCGTGGCAGAGCCTTGGCAAAGATCGGGGATAAAGATCAAGCTAAGTCTATTTTTACAAAGTTATCCGGAAAAACCAATTATTATGGTTTTCTGGCAGCTGATCACATGAAGCTTCCTTATGAAATCTGCACCGAAGACATCACTCCAACAATGATTGTGAAGATGCCGGAAAGTTTGGAAAATGCCTTTGAACTGTTTGAATTGGACATGATAGCAGAAGCCAGAAAAGAGTGGATGATAGGTTATCAAAAACTGAACAACGGTGAACGCAGAGCGTTGGCAGACTTGGCTTATCAAAAAGGCTGGTACAATAAAGTTTCCGCAATCATGGCAGGTTTGGGATTGTGGAAAAACTATAAACTGCGCTACCCTCTTGCTTACCAACACGAAATCAGCCAATTCACCAAGAAACATAAAATATTACCGCATTGGGTGATGTCTATTATCACACAGGAAAGTGCCTGGCAGACCGATGCAATTTCAAGTGCAGATGCTCGTGGTTTAATGCAACTCATTGATGCAACGGCAAAACGCCTGAGTCAAAAACTAGGGCTTAAATATCAAGGCAAGAGCCAGCTTCATGACGCCGACTTTAATTTACAGCTGGGGATTTTTTATCAAAGAATGTTGTTTGACAGATTCAACAATCACCCTTTATTGGTTTTGGCATCCTATAATGCTGGTGAAAGCAAAGCTGAAGATTGGCTCAATGGTTTTCCGACATCGCCCGATATTTGGGCTGAAACTATTCCTTATCAAGAAACCCGAGGATATATCACCAAGATTTTAACCAATATTGTTATTTATGACTGGTTGATTCATAAAACCCCGCAAAGAGTGTCATCATGGATGCCGACATTTCCGGTTGATGGCAACGCCAGCAAAAAGTGGCCGAATGACTTTGTTTCTGATCAGCAAGTTCAAGTCAGGTGTCAGCAATGA
- a CDS encoding multifunctional CCA addition/repair protein, with the protein MKTYLVGGAVRDKLLGLEIKDKDYVVVGATPEQMVAQGFKPVGKDFPVFLHPQTNDEYALARTERKTAKGYHGFVFNTDPSVTIEDDLQRRDLTINAIAEDLQTGEIIDPYCGQKDIVNRNLRHVSDAFAEDPVRILRTARFAARYYQFDFKVHDTTMQLMQKMVDNGEVDTLVAERVWQELKSTLNENKPSEFVRILRQCGALKILFPEIDCLFGVPQTEQWHPEIDTGIHCMMAMDIAAKLSNDTAFAVFTHDLGKGITPQHILPSHRGHEQAGVPLVKSLCQRLRVPTQYRKLAENVCRWHLHSHTAFKLRSKTIDKLFQKTGAYQQPTNFEKFLQACKADAQGRLGKENEPYPQADYLRKCLETATKVDVQSLIDKGLSGEKLGQSITRERIKLIQRVKLSWIFY; encoded by the coding sequence ATGAAAACTTATCTAGTTGGTGGTGCGGTTAGGGATAAACTGTTAGGACTGGAAATTAAAGACAAGGATTATGTGGTTGTGGGAGCAACACCAGAACAAATGGTAGCTCAAGGTTTTAAGCCTGTAGGCAAGGATTTTCCGGTTTTTCTTCATCCTCAAACAAATGATGAATACGCTTTGGCACGAACCGAACGAAAAACCGCCAAAGGCTATCACGGTTTTGTATTCAACACCGATCCTTCAGTCACTATCGAAGACGATTTACAACGCAGAGATTTAACTATCAATGCCATCGCCGAGGATTTACAAACAGGTGAAATTATTGACCCTTATTGCGGGCAAAAAGATATTGTAAACCGCAATCTCAGACATGTATCAGATGCCTTTGCCGAAGACCCGGTGAGAATTTTACGAACAGCTCGTTTTGCCGCTCGTTATTATCAATTTGATTTTAAAGTTCACGATACAACCATGCAACTGATGCAAAAAATGGTTGATAATGGCGAAGTGGATACACTTGTTGCAGAAAGAGTTTGGCAGGAGCTCAAGTCCACTTTAAATGAAAACAAGCCCTCGGAGTTTGTGCGGATATTAAGACAATGTGGAGCCTTGAAAATACTATTTCCCGAGATTGATTGTCTGTTTGGTGTTCCGCAAACGGAACAATGGCATCCCGAAATTGACACCGGAATTCATTGCATGATGGCAATGGACATTGCAGCCAAACTGAGCAATGACACGGCGTTTGCGGTATTCACTCATGATTTAGGCAAAGGAATTACACCCCAACACATCTTACCGTCGCACAGAGGACACGAACAAGCCGGTGTGCCTTTAGTGAAAAGTTTGTGTCAGCGTCTTCGTGTTCCCACACAATATCGCAAGTTAGCAGAAAATGTCTGTCGTTGGCATTTGCATTCACACACGGCCTTCAAGTTAAGATCAAAAACCATCGATAAGCTCTTCCAAAAAACCGGTGCTTATCAACAGCCAACTAATTTTGAGAAGTTTTTGCAGGCTTGCAAGGCAGATGCCCAAGGTCGTTTAGGGAAAGAAAACGAACCTTACCCGCAGGCTGATTATTTGCGAAAATGTCTGGAAACAGCGACAAAAGTTGATGTTCAGAGCCTGATTGATAAAGGGTTGAGTGGAGAAAAACTCGGACAGTCCATCACAAGGGAACGCATTAAACTGATTCAAAGAGTGAAATTAAGCTGGATTTTTTATTAA
- a CDS encoding class I fructose-bisphosphate aldolase: MNVEKLLETAAAMVAPGKGILAIDESTGTIKKRLDSVNVENSETNRRDYRDMLLTTPDLGEHISGAILFDETLRQKGKNGTAFVEIMKDAGVIPGIKVDKGAHPMAGFEGELITEGLDGLRDRLNEYAELGARFAKWRAVITISDGTPSQANIDANCHALARYAALCQEAGIVPMVEPEVLMTGDHDIDTAYDVTELVLKTLFHHLYEHDVLLEGTILKSSMVVPGDKCPEQADAEEIAEATVSCLMNSVPASLAGVVFLSGGQSEEEATVHLNEMNKLGPLPWPLSFSYGRALQASALKVWGSNPAKNVSAAQQELSHRARMNGYAALGEYNSNMEAS; encoded by the coding sequence GTGAACGTAGAAAAATTATTGGAAACCGCAGCAGCAATGGTTGCTCCGGGAAAAGGCATTTTGGCAATTGATGAAAGCACAGGAACAATCAAAAAGAGACTGGATTCTGTCAACGTAGAAAACTCAGAAACAAATCGTCGTGACTATCGCGACATGTTGTTAACCACACCGGATTTAGGTGAGCATATTTCAGGTGCGATTTTATTTGACGAAACACTCAGACAAAAGGGCAAAAATGGCACAGCATTTGTTGAAATCATGAAAGATGCCGGAGTTATTCCCGGAATCAAGGTGGACAAAGGTGCTCACCCAATGGCTGGCTTTGAAGGTGAGTTGATTACTGAGGGTTTAGATGGATTGCGTGATCGTCTGAATGAATATGCTGAACTGGGAGCGAGATTTGCCAAGTGGCGTGCGGTTATCACGATTTCTGATGGAACGCCAAGCCAAGCCAACATTGATGCCAATTGTCATGCTTTGGCAAGATATGCAGCACTTTGTCAGGAAGCCGGAATCGTGCCAATGGTTGAGCCGGAAGTTCTTATGACAGGCGATCATGATATAGACACAGCTTATGATGTGACGGAATTAGTTTTGAAAACACTTTTCCATCATCTGTATGAACATGATGTTTTGCTAGAAGGAACAATCCTCAAATCATCGATGGTTGTACCGGGAGATAAATGTCCTGAACAAGCAGATGCAGAGGAAATTGCCGAAGCAACGGTAAGTTGTTTAATGAATTCTGTTCCTGCAAGTTTGGCAGGCGTGGTTTTCCTCTCAGGTGGTCAAAGCGAAGAAGAAGCCACGGTTCACTTGAATGAAATGAACAAACTCGGTCCATTGCCATGGCCTTTGAGCTTCTCATACGGAAGGGCCCTGCAAGCATCAGCTCTTAAAGTTTGGGGTTCGAATCCGGCAAAAAATGTCTCAGCTGCTCAGCAGGAACTGTCCCATCGTGCCCGAATGAATGGCTATGCTGCACTTGGAGAATATAACTCCAATATGGAAGCATCTTAG
- a CDS encoding IS30 family transposase — protein MSHYSHLTEAERYQISALLKTNCSKTEIANILNRHKSTVIREIKRNTGLRGYRPKQANEFAVKRKSDNANKITDFCWAYVTYLLKKKFSPEQINGRLKLDGWDGVPSIERIYQFIYANKENKASLLKHLRCQKQRRKRYNSGQTRRGKISNRVDIDKRPMVANNRSRLGDYEGDTIIGSKHRGALLTLVDRKSLEVKIKPLNRKLATDVSQACIEKLKDEITHTLTLDNGLEFAKHEMISDTIGINIYFAKPYHSWERGTNENTNGLIRQYFPKNKTLDQLSENEVQAV, from the coding sequence ATGTCACACTATTCACATCTTACTGAAGCAGAAAGATATCAGATATCAGCTCTGCTGAAAACTAATTGTAGCAAAACTGAAATAGCAAACATCCTAAATCGTCATAAAAGCACTGTAATTCGTGAAATTAAACGCAATACCGGACTTCGAGGATACAGACCCAAACAAGCCAATGAATTTGCGGTTAAACGGAAATCTGATAATGCCAATAAAATAACCGACTTTTGCTGGGCTTATGTCACTTACTTGTTAAAGAAGAAATTCTCCCCCGAACAAATCAATGGTCGTTTAAAACTCGATGGTTGGGATGGTGTACCCAGCATCGAAAGAATCTATCAATTCATTTATGCTAACAAAGAGAACAAAGCCTCATTGCTTAAACACCTGAGATGCCAAAAACAAAGAAGAAAACGATACAACTCCGGTCAAACCAGACGTGGAAAGATAAGCAACCGCGTAGATATTGATAAACGTCCTATGGTTGCAAATAATCGTTCACGCCTTGGAGACTATGAAGGTGATACAATTATTGGCAGCAAGCACAGAGGAGCACTACTGACTCTTGTTGACAGAAAATCACTCGAAGTCAAAATCAAACCATTGAACCGAAAACTGGCAACCGATGTCAGTCAAGCCTGTATTGAAAAGCTAAAGGATGAAATCACACATACCCTGACTTTGGATAACGGTTTGGAATTCGCAAAACACGAAATGATTAGTGATACTATCGGAATAAACATCTATTTTGCCAAACCTTATCATTCCTGGGAGAGAGGCACGAATGAAAATACTAACGGTTTAATCAGACAGTATTTCCCTAAAAACAAGACTCTTGATCAGTTATCAGAAAACGAAGTTCAGGCTGTTTAA
- a CDS encoding DUF2834 domain-containing protein — protein sequence MTQFIPWVLENGLNVPLLIQELFSTRIGAFFGLDVIVSAIVLVVFVLCEGKRLSISNLWIPVAATFCVGVSFGLPLFLCMRQSKIES from the coding sequence ATGACGCAATTTATTCCTTGGGTTCTTGAGAACGGGCTTAATGTACCACTTCTTATACAAGAGCTTTTTTCCACAAGAATAGGAGCGTTTTTTGGGTTAGATGTTATTGTTTCGGCAATTGTATTGGTCGTGTTTGTTTTGTGTGAAGGGAAAAGGCTCAGTATTTCAAACTTGTGGATACCTGTTGCAGCTACGTTTTGTGTAGGAGTTTCTTTCGGATTGCCTTTGTTTCTTTGCATGAGGCAAAGTAAAATAGAAAGTTAG